A single genomic interval of Lynx canadensis isolate LIC74 chromosome A2, mLynCan4.pri.v2, whole genome shotgun sequence harbors:
- the CCDC130 gene encoding coiled-coil domain-containing protein 130 isoform X2, with protein MGERKGVNKYYPPDFNPEKHGSLNRYHNSHPLRERARKLSQGILIIRFEMPYNIWCDGCKNHIGMGVRYNAEKKKVGNYYTTPIYRFRMKCHLCVNYIEMQTDPANCDYVIVSGAQRKEERWDMEDNEQVLTTEHEKKQKLETDAMFRLEHGEADRSTLKKALPTLSHIQEAQSAWKDDFALNSMLRKRFREKKKAMQEEEERDQALQAKASLAIPLVPETEDDRKLAALLKFHTLDSYEDKQKLKRTEIISRSWFSSTPGPRTGSSKAGSVLKKLAQNRRCAPVGSPITVEDLGIVRRRSREALENLRLAAETPKPGEPWVPEGNTQDRPASPPDCSPETAETPRSRGPPGQAGKRQDRPRSPPGPSQEAAASQDDTPPPGTLSSSLVADYSDSESE; from the exons ATG GGTGAAAGGAAAGGTGTAAACAAGTATTACCCTCCGGATTTCAATCCCGAAAAG CATGGCTCTCTCAACCGATACCACAACAGCCACCCGCTACGGGAGCGGGCTCGGAAGCTGTCCCAAGGCATCCTCATTATCAG GTTTGAGATGCCCTATAACATCTGGTGCGACGGCTGCAAGAACCACATCGGCATGG GTGTTCGTTACAATGCAGAAAAGAAGAAGGTTGGCAATTATTACACAACGCCCATCTACAG GTTCCGGATGAAATGCCACCTGTGTGTCAACTACATCGAGATGCAGACGGACCCCGCCAACTGCGACTACGTGATTGTGAGTGGCGCCCAGCGCAAGGAGGAGCGCTGGGACATGGAGGACAACGAGCAGGTGCTGACGACAG AGCATGAGAAGAAGCAGAAGCTGGAGACGGACGCCATGTTTCGCCTGGAGCACGGCGAGGCCGACCGGAGCACGCTCAAGAAGGCCCTCCCCACCTTGAGCCACATCCAGGAGGCCCAGAGCGCCTGGAAGGATGACTTCGCTCTCAACAGCATGCTGCGGAAAAGGTTCCGG gagaagaaaaaagccatgcaggaggaggaggagagggaccaGGCGTTGCAGGCTAAGGCGAGCCTGGCCATCCCGCTGGTGCCCGAGACGGAGGACGACCGCAAGCTGGCCGCCCTGCTCAAGTTCCACACCCTGGACT cctaCGAGGACAAGCAGAAACTCAAGCGGACGGAGATCATCAGCCGCTCCTGGTTCTCCTCCACCCCGGGACCCCGCACCGGCAGCAGCAAAGCCGGCAGCGTCCTGAAGAAGCTGGCCCAGAACCGCAGATGCGCACCCGTCGGCTCCCCCATCACCGTAGAGGACCTGGGCATCGTGCGGCGGCGGTCCCGAGAGGCCTTGGAGAACCTCCGGCTCGCCGCGGAGACCCCCAAGCCTGGGGAGCCATGGGTGCCAGAGGGGAACACCCAGGACAGGCCCGCATCCCCCCCAGACTGCTCTCCGGAGACAGCCGAGACCCCCAGGAGCAGGGGACCTCCAGGGCAGGCGGGGAAACGTCAGGACAGACCCCGGTCCCCACCAGGCCCCTCTCAGGAGGCAGCCGCCTCCCAGGACGACACACCACCCCCGGGCACCCTCAGCTCCTCCCTGGTGGCCGATTACTCCGActcagagagtgagtga
- the CCDC130 gene encoding coiled-coil domain-containing protein 130 isoform X1 gives MALSTDTTTATRYGSGLGSCPKASSLSGLRCPITSGATAARTTSAWVSPAHPPFLAPPPTTQPRRWPAPWPLGPGEAVSTRGPRSGFGEETGTRVTGVRYNAEKKKVGNYYTTPIYRFRMKCHLCVNYIEMQTDPANCDYVIVSGAQRKEERWDMEDNEQVLTTEHEKKQKLETDAMFRLEHGEADRSTLKKALPTLSHIQEAQSAWKDDFALNSMLRKRFREKKKAMQEEEERDQALQAKASLAIPLVPETEDDRKLAALLKFHTLDSYEDKQKLKRTEIISRSWFSSTPGPRTGSSKAGSVLKKLAQNRRCAPVGSPITVEDLGIVRRRSREALENLRLAAETPKPGEPWVPEGNTQDRPASPPDCSPETAETPRSRGPPGQAGKRQDRPRSPPGPSQEAAASQDDTPPPGTLSSSLVADYSDSESE, from the exons ATGGCTCTCTCAACCGATACCACAACAGCCACCCGCTACGGGAGCGGGCTCGGAAGCTGTCCCAAGGCATCCTCATTATCAG GTTTGAGATGCCCTATAACATCTGGTGCGACGGCTGCAAGAACCACATCGGCATGGGTGAGCCCCGCCCACCCTCCGTTCCTCGCCCCGCCCCCGACCACTCAGCCCCGCAGATGGCCAGCCCCTTGGCCGCTGGGCCCAGGAGAGGCCGTCTCCACCAGGGGCCCCCGATCAGGCTTCGGAGAGGAAACGGGCACCCGAGTGACTG GTGTTCGTTACAATGCAGAAAAGAAGAAGGTTGGCAATTATTACACAACGCCCATCTACAG GTTCCGGATGAAATGCCACCTGTGTGTCAACTACATCGAGATGCAGACGGACCCCGCCAACTGCGACTACGTGATTGTGAGTGGCGCCCAGCGCAAGGAGGAGCGCTGGGACATGGAGGACAACGAGCAGGTGCTGACGACAG AGCATGAGAAGAAGCAGAAGCTGGAGACGGACGCCATGTTTCGCCTGGAGCACGGCGAGGCCGACCGGAGCACGCTCAAGAAGGCCCTCCCCACCTTGAGCCACATCCAGGAGGCCCAGAGCGCCTGGAAGGATGACTTCGCTCTCAACAGCATGCTGCGGAAAAGGTTCCGG gagaagaaaaaagccatgcaggaggaggaggagagggaccaGGCGTTGCAGGCTAAGGCGAGCCTGGCCATCCCGCTGGTGCCCGAGACGGAGGACGACCGCAAGCTGGCCGCCCTGCTCAAGTTCCACACCCTGGACT cctaCGAGGACAAGCAGAAACTCAAGCGGACGGAGATCATCAGCCGCTCCTGGTTCTCCTCCACCCCGGGACCCCGCACCGGCAGCAGCAAAGCCGGCAGCGTCCTGAAGAAGCTGGCCCAGAACCGCAGATGCGCACCCGTCGGCTCCCCCATCACCGTAGAGGACCTGGGCATCGTGCGGCGGCGGTCCCGAGAGGCCTTGGAGAACCTCCGGCTCGCCGCGGAGACCCCCAAGCCTGGGGAGCCATGGGTGCCAGAGGGGAACACCCAGGACAGGCCCGCATCCCCCCCAGACTGCTCTCCGGAGACAGCCGAGACCCCCAGGAGCAGGGGACCTCCAGGGCAGGCGGGGAAACGTCAGGACAGACCCCGGTCCCCACCAGGCCCCTCTCAGGAGGCAGCCGCCTCCCAGGACGACACACCACCCCCGGGCACCCTCAGCTCCTCCCTGGTGGCCGATTACTCCGActcagagagtgagtga